In a genomic window of Zingiber officinale cultivar Zhangliang chromosome 9B, Zo_v1.1, whole genome shotgun sequence:
- the LOC122023989 gene encoding L-type lectin-domain containing receptor kinase IX.1-like → MMRRSSTLMISIVVICLLAAVPSSSSLFFNFSNFYNVGNGSDILLQGDALNSNNFIELTKNTGSELNTDSVGRASYYKELLLLWDAQTGQLTDFTTRFVFSIAELINPAIMEPGDGLAFFLSAPPYLVPVDSNGRGLGLFSNVVPPPPTPPHSTVAVEFDTFQNKEYGDPPYRHVGIDVNSLNSTKTAAWSNDSVADMVAWVIYNGTSHNLSVFLSSEDDRELSDAVLVLSDTIDLRKVLPEEVVIGFSAATGGSGVETHTIHSWSLDSTLQPRKKGKTALLTCFVVGGAILVFLVAASGALWFFKRRQRTNGKDEEDDWMFDEAMDDEFERERGPKRFAYPELVRATRDFSDEGKLGEGGFGSVYRGVLKDPKLEVAIKKVSKGSKQGRKEYMSEVKIISRLRHRNLVQLVGWCHDRQELLLVYELVPNGSLDSYLHGGAAKTLDWGVRHRVALGLASALFYLHEEWEQCVVHRDVKPSNVMLDSTFSAKLGDFGLARLLDHHGGPQTMTVLAGTIGYMAPEYFYTGKASKESDVYSFGIVALEIACGRRPLMVEESGTVELARCVWELYGRKMILEAADENLKGEFDKKQMECLMVVGLWCAHPDPKLRPSMKQAINVLNFDSPWPELPPAMPVPTYGPAPLSELTTTRHEHEF, encoded by the coding sequence ATGATGCGTAGATCGAGCACTTTGATGATCTCCATTGTTGTAATTTGTTTATTAGCCGCTGTTCCTTCGTCAAGCTCTCTGTTCTTCAACTTCTCCAACTTCTATAACGTCGGCAATGGATCCGATATCCTCCTCCAAGGCGACGCCCTAAACAGCAACAACTTTATCGAACTCACCAAGAACACCGGCAGTGAGCTAAACACCGACAGCGTGGGGAGAGCGAGCTACTACAAGGAGCTCCTCCTCTTATGGGACGCGCAAACCGGCCAACTCACGGATTTTACAACCCGCTTCGTCTTCAGCATCGCCGAGCTGATCAACCCAGCTATCATGGAACCCGGCGACGGCCTGGCTTTCTTCCTGTCGGCGCCGCCGTACTTGGTCCCTGTCGATTCCAACGGCAGGGGCCTCGGCCTCTTCAGCAACGTTGTTCctcctcctccaactcctccacaCTCCACGGTGGCGGTGGAGTTCGATACTTTTCAGAACAAAGAGTACGGCGATCCACCTTACAGACATGTCGGGATCGACGTCAATTCGTTGAACTCGACCAAGACAGCGGCGTGGAGCAACGATTCTGTTGCCGATATGGTCGCGTGGGTCATTTACAATGGCACCAGTCATAATTTAAGTGTGTTCCTCTCGTCCGAGGATGATCGAGAGCTCAGTGATGCTGTTTTGGTACTCAGCGATACCATCGACTTGAGAAAAGTCCTGCCGGAAGAAGTAGTCATTGGCTTCTCGGCGGCAACCGGTGGTTCGGGAGTTGAAACGCACACTATTCATTCATGGTCGTTGGATTCGACTTTGCAGCCAAGAAAGAAGGGCAAGACTGCGTTGCTCACCTGTTTCGTCGTTGGCGGAGCAATACTAGTCTTCTTGGTGGCAGCTTCGGGCGCGCTATGGTTCTTTAAACGTAGGCAGAGGACGAACGgaaaagatgaagaagatgactGGATGTTCGATGAAGCAATGGATGATGAGTTCGAAAGAGAGAGAGGACCGAAGAGATTCGCATACCCGGAACTCGTCCGCGCCACCAGAGACTTCTCCGACGAAGGGAAGCTCGGCGAAGGAGGCTTCGGGTCGGTCTACAGGGGCGTGCTGAAAGATCCCAAGCTCGAGGTTGCCATCAAAAAGGTCTCCAAGGGCTCGAAACAGGGGAGGAAGGAGTACATGTCGGAGGTCAAGATCATAAGCCGGCTTCGCCACCGCAACCTGGTGCAGCTCGTAGGCTGGTGCCACGACCGccaagaactcctcctggtctacGAGCTGGTGCCCAACGGCAGCCTCGATTCCTACCTCCATGGCGGCGCCGCGAAGACGTTGGACTGGGGAGTGCGGCACAGGGTCGCGCTGGGCTTGGCGTCGGCTCTGTTCTATCTCCACGAGGAGTGGGAGCAGTGCGTGGTGCACCGAGACGTCAAGCCGAGCAACGTCATGTTGGACTCGACGTTCAGTGCCAAACTCGGGGACTTCGGGCTCGCCAGGCTCCTTGACCACCACGGCGGGCCGCAAACGATGACGGTTTTGGCCGGCACGATAGGCTACATGGCGCCGGAGTACTTCTATACCGGCAAGGCAAGTAAGGAATCCGATGTCTACAGCTTCGGGATCGTGGCGTTGGAGATAGCATGCGGTAGAAGACCATTAATGGTGGAGGAGAGCGGCACGGTGGAACTGGCTCGATGTGTGTGGGAGCTCTACGGGAGGAAGATGATTCTCGAGGCGGCGGATGAGAATCTAAAGGGCGAATTTGATAAAAAACAAATGGAGTGCTTGATGGTCGTGGGGTTATGGTGTGCTCATCCTGATCCAAAGCTACGGCCGTCGATGAAACAGGCCATTAACGTGCTCAACTTTGATTCTCCTTGGCCGGAGCTCCCTCCGGCGATGCCGGTGCCTACTTACGGCCCGGCTCCGTTATCTGAGTTGACTACTACGAGGCACGAGCACGAGTTCTGA
- the LOC122023990 gene encoding DNA polymerase eta-like, with protein MPIARPEPQNARVIAHVDMDCFYVQVEQRKNPELKGLPAAVVQYNSWKGGALIAVGYEARRFGVKRSMRGDEAKMVCPNIQLIQVPVARGKADLNLYRDAGSEVVSILSTKGRCERASIDEVYLDLTDAAETMLSETPPEMLDTINEETLRSHVLGFNVDGDEREKNVKEWLCRSEADRQDKLLACGCIIVAQLRTEVLNETTFTCSAGIAHNKMLAKLASPMHKPAQQTVVPSSSVKDLLASLPVKKMKQLGGKLGSSLQIDLGVKTVGDLLQFSQEKLQEHYGINTGTWLWNISRGISGDAVEDRLLPKSHGCGKTFPGPQALKTIASVENWVNQLCEELNERIQSDLDQNKRVAHTLTLHARAFKENDMEPQRKFPSKSCPLRYGASKLKEDAMRLFDSGLRDFLGSQHIGWGVTSLSIAASKITDVPQGTRSILKFLQGKDCSSMISDDPNGSPKQDLVLSSADVDLQRKDFEMVNHDIRPRDLASEATRSDINNKLLDQTQKRTITAVRKIKDVGKSSILKFFQGSNSSFPTTSQAGETSNHDTALSPSFSEKGASTEVSMNKDDRHSQIQNGYDSWGFNVEDIDPSVLDELPIEIQREVREWIRPLKRTNTSRKGSSIVHYFSPVKKE; from the exons ATGCCAATCGCGCGTCCGGAGCCCCAGAACGCGCGCGTGATCGCTCACGTCGACATGGACTGCTTCTACGTCCAAG TGGAACAACGCAAAAATCCTGAATTGAAGGGTTTGCCTGCTGCTGTAGTACAGTATAACTCATGGAAAGGTGGTGCCCTGATTGCAGTTGGTTATGAAGCTCGAAGATTTGGTGTGAAGCG TTCTATGCGTGGAGATGAGGCCAAAATGGTATGCCCAAATATCCAATTAATTCAAGTTCCTGTTGCACGTGGTAAAGCTGATTTAAATCTGTACAGAGATGCTGGCTCTGAG GTTGTTTCCATACTTTCGACCAAAGGGCGATGTGAGCGAGCGTCAATTGATGAAGTTTATCTGGATCTTACTGATGCTGCTGAAACGATGCTATCAGAAACACCACCGGAGATGCTAGACACAATTAATGAAGAGACTCTGAGGTCACACGTATTAGGTTTTAATGTT GACGGTGATGAAAGGGAAAAGAATGTCAAAGAGTGGCTCTGTCGAAGTGAAGCTGACCGTCAGGACAAACTATTAGCTTGTGGTTGTATTATTGTGGCACAGCTTCGTACTGAAGTTTTGAATGAAACAACATTCACATGTTCTGCTGGCATTGCACACAACAAG ATGTTAGCAAAACTTGCTAGTCCTATGCATAAGCCTGCACAACAGACTGTTGTACCATCCTCTTCAGTTAAGGATCTACTAGCATCCTTGCCGGTGAAGAAAAT GAAACAACTTGGTGGAAAGCTTGGAAGCTCCCTACAAATAGATCTTGGAGTGAAGACTGTTGGTGATTTGCTACAGTTTAGTCAGGAGAAGTTGCAAGAGCACTATGGTATTAATACAGG CACATGGTTGTGGAACATCTCGAGAGGTATTAGTGGAGATGCTGTTGAGGACCGCCTTCTGCCTAAAAGCCATGGTTGCGGAAAGACATTTCCAGGTCCACAAGCATTGAAGACTATTGCTTCT GTTGAGAACTGGGTCAATCAATTGTGTGAAGAACTAAATGAGCGTATACAGTCTGACTTGGATCAGAACAAACGTGTTGCACATACATTGACCTTACATGCCAGAGCATTTAAG GAAAATGACATGGAACCCCAAAGGAAATTTCCTTCAAAATCTTGTCCCTTGCGTTATGGAGCTTCAAAACTCAAAGAAGATGCTATGCGATTATTTGATTCTGGTCTTCGTGATTTTTTGGGTTCCCAACACATTGGATGGGGAGTAACGTCGCTTTCTATTGCAGCAAGCAAAATAACTGATGTGCCGCAA GGAACAAGGTCAATTCTGAAGTTTCTCCAAGGCAAAGATTGCTCCTCCATGATATCAGATGATCCTAATGGGTCTCCTAAACAAGATCTTGTCTTGTCTTCTGCAG ATGTGGATCTACAACGCAAAGATTTTGAAATGGTGAACCATGACATTAGACCAAGGGACCTTGCTTCTGAAGCTACTAGAAGTGATATCAACAACAAACTTCTAGATCAGACACAAAAGAGAACCATTACAGCTGTCAGAAAGATAAAAGATGTG GGAAAATCCTCTATCTTAAAGTTCTTCCAAGGCAGTAATTCCTCTTTTCCTACGACCAGCCAAGCCGGTGAAACATCCAATCATGATACAGCATTGTCGCCATCATTTTCTG AGAAAGGAGCATCCACAGAGGTTAGCATGAACAAAGATGATCGGCACAGCCAGATTCAGAATGGTTATGATTCATGGGGTTTTAATGTGGAAGATATCGATCCGTCTGTCTTAGACGAGTTACCTATTGAGATCCAGAGAGAAGTCAGAGAATGGATTCGGCCACTGAAGCGTACAAATACATCTAGAAAGGGTTCTAGCATTGTTCACTATTTTTCTCCAGTAAAAAAGGAATAA
- the LOC122022524 gene encoding pentatricopeptide repeat-containing protein ELI1, chloroplastic-like produces MPSQCLLAPISHVFFSPSAVASAASASASAIRRASSPREAICLFKLRILRRHPHEDRFDTHAAVFALKACSHDPALLPHLHAYLLKTNLSSHVYVASALLHSYSLASSPYSARILFDEMPHRNLVTENTMLCCLARSGDLSSTRAHFNGMPEKDIATWSTMIGAYMDRGLTAIGLTLFRDMMNDTQLKLDPLMLVTMLTACSRSGSLPLIGKSIHAYLVRKGMGINDQLGTALVDMYAKSGCLRKAFYVFERIPERNVMHWTVMICGLAMHGHGKDAVAFFEKMIGLGVRPNEITFTGVLNACCHAGLIEEGQRYYVSMVKEFGYEPGIQHYGCMVDLYAKAGRLEEAYKIIENMKVEPNIVIWTSFLAACMKHKNFEIAEKGLEKVLCMAIPDEDGGVYTLISDLYALGGKWNDVVRVRRLMDEMFVKKNRGSSFLESKGSRTLNCLSELITYS; encoded by the coding sequence ATGCCCAGCCAGTGCCTCCTCGCCCCTATCTCCCACGTCTTCTTCTCGCCCTCCGCCGTCGCCTCCGCCGCCTCCGCCTCTGCCTCCGCGATCCGCCGCGCCTCCTCACCCCGCGAAGCCATCTGCCTCTTTAAGCTCCGCATCCTCCGCCGCCATCCTCACGAGGACCGCTTCGACACCCACGCCGCCGTCTTCGCCCTCAAGGCCTGTTCCCATGATCCCGCTCTCCTCCCCCACCTCCACGCCTACCTGCTCAAGACCAACCTGTCCTCCCACGTCTACGTCGCCTCCGCCCTCCTCCATTCCTATTCCCTCGCCTCCTCCCCCTACTCCGCTCGCATACTGTTCGACGAGATGCCCCACCGAAACCTCGTCACCGAGAACACCATGCTCTGCTGTCTCGCCCGCTCCGGAGATCTCTCCTCCACTCGCGCTCACTTCAATGGCATGCCCGAGAAGGATATCGCCACTTGGTCCACCATGATCGGCGCCTACATGGACAGGGGCCTGACTGCCATAGGCCTTACCCTCTTCCGCGACATGATGAATGACACCCAATTGAAGCTTGATCCCCTCATGCTCGTCACGATGCTCACCGCTTGCTCCCGCTCCGGCTCACTGCCGCTAATCGGAAAATCCATCCATGCTTACCTTGTGAGGAAGGGGATGGGCATCAATGATCAGCTTGGTACTGCCCTCGTTGACATGTATGCCAAGTCGGGCTGCTTGAGGAAAGCATTTTACGTGTTTGAGAGAATTCCCGAGAGGAATGTGATGCATTGGACTGTAATGATTTGTGGATTGGCCATGCATGGCCATGGCAAGGATGCAGTGGCATTCTTTGAGAAGATGATTGGACTAGGTGTTCGACCCAACGAGATCACATTCACAGGGGTTCTCAATGCATGTTGCCATGCTGGATTGATTGAGGAGGGCCAGAGGTACTATGTCAGCATGGTTAAAGAATTCGGATATGAGCCGGGAATTCAGCACTACGGATGCATGGTCGACCTTTATGCCAAGGCTGGGAGACTAGAGGAAGCATATAAGATCATTGAGAACATGAAAGTAGAACCCAACATTGTCATATGGACTAGCTTCTTGGCAGCTTGTATGAAACATAAGAATTTTGAGATTGCTGAGAAGGGGTTGGAGAAGGTGTTATGCATGGCAATTCCTGATGAGGATGGTGGGGTGTATACTCTTATATCGGATTTGTATGCTCTGGGGGGCAAGTGGAATGATGTGGTGCGAGTGAGGAGGCTGATGGATGAAATGTTTGTCAAAAAGAACAGAGGTTCTAGTTTCCTCGAAAGCAAGGGAAGTAGAACCTTGAATTGCTTGAGCGAACTGATTACTTATTCTTAG